From a region of the Trichoderma atroviride chromosome 6, complete sequence genome:
- a CDS encoding uncharacterized protein (BUSCO:EOG092D4FLZ~TransMembrane:1 (o39-57i)) — translation MNVPSPFGGNTPSIPQFGNQDPNVRAIQGAMESCYGKSIMSGVMGFGMGGLFGLFMASMSYDTPFGSPLQGANGQPAVTSLPLRQQLKIGFKDMGTRSWSMAKNFGKVGGLFSGIECGIEGLRAKNDLVNGMAAGCLTGGILAKNAGPQAVVGGCAAFAAFSAAIDAYMRQPSDE, via the exons ATGAACGTCCCTTCACCTTTCGGCGGCAACACTCCCTCCATTCCCCAGTTTGGTAACCAAGATCCAAATGTCAGAGCT ATCCAAGGCGCAATGGAGTCATGCTATGGAAAGTCCATCATGTCAGGTGTAATGGGTTTCGGCATGGGCGGATTGTTTGGTCTCTTCATGGCTTCG ATGTCTTACGATACACCCTTCGGCAGTCCCCTCCAAGGCGCCAACGGCCAACCCGCCGTCACCTCACTCCCcctccgccagcagctcaaaATCGGCTTCAAAGACATGGGCACGCGATCTTGGAGCATGGCAAAGAACTTTGGAAAGGTCGGCGGCCTGTTTTCCGGAATCGAGTGCGGCATCGAGGGCCTGCGAGCCAAGAACGACCTGGTCAACGGCATGGCGGCGGGATGTCTAACGGGAGGCATCCTGGCCAAGAATGCGGGACCGCAGGCTGTTGTTGGAGGCTGCGCTGCGTTTGCGGCGTTTAGTGCGGCGATTGATGCGTACATGAGGCAGCCGAGCGATGAGTAA
- a CDS encoding uncharacterized protein (TransMembrane:10 (i191-214o242-264i346-365o371-394i533-555o627-648i660-693o725-744i765-785o805-824i)~BUSCO:EOG092D0J2Q) — protein MSSHLSPESRPTEEQDNLRVLNRSPHPYHHQSSELPHPSEQPISRRQRTASSRLGSDPNQPSPSVPPTFSKESTPASDSGTDADDEHFLKGLPPPKLRPHKGLRGKNEVISGTSTPVLSPAVLQEPVPTAGRKASLGGKKTEEKAIVPDAIRRRKILVQRALEAGIIITLARMIQTNKLLSPILDTWRKDFYLFSALYGGLLLLYPFRVMIWGYKLQKPSSNLPLKLPTAFDPAPLLYPPSITIFVSLLVSVNCPAVILPNLILSISSIPQQVIPKFDQYAAYDSLHWVLSCLPLIWRSPLSDGSRFAPTYAFLTQEDLVLLYPLHRTASAVLHHLTTTSLLTAELQLLSIALINVLLLASSPQIQILKALLWGGGLSLLVLCGAVIRWGIVLARVPKWRFRREPYPPRRPFWKSLIRGLSWQKFKSEILGSPLDQHSDDALFSTDEDEDDLRFSGPTRVQTIGATEKPSLDTSAENGWKTGAVSRRNTIPHMDKASRKMATHTPSGRRKRTASVTIRAYFKFTPAQAAMRKWLYAGYVYVCLAVIIVAFIRPYVGKYALGGREPLGWALGYFFGDLPEFRYRVVRANLERWISLPPRTEAWGEKECGLGWVQHVRHNDFGEANTRLFISGYWVAILIVGLAIVFQLTNTYEVDTRRKVFHFMMVGMLLPATFIDPTFVALALSIVLAIFLILDLLRASQLPPLSKPIASFLAPYVDGRDFRGPVVISHIFLLIGCAIPLWLSLGSLPRTGSDYLTGWEISTREISMISGVVCVGLGDAAASLIGRRYGRRKWLWGGGKSLEGSLAFTAAVFLGLTAASIWLRIGKWPIAGEDMSMTTRAGHALVCSSMASLTEAVLTGGNDNVIVPVVLWTCVKALEI, from the exons ATGTCAAGCCACCTCAGCCCAGAGTCACGTCCGACTGAGGAACAAGACAATCTGCGAGTGTTGAACCGATCGCCTCACCCGTATCATCATCAGAGCTCTGAACTGCCCCATCCTTCCGAGCAGCCAATCTCTCGCCGCCAACGGACAGCATCTTCGAGATTGGGAAGCGACCCGAACCAGCCATCGCCGTCCGTTCCACCGACCTTCTCCAAGGAGTCGACTCCAGCAAGCGATAGCGGCACGGATGCTGACGACGAGCATTTCCTCAAGGGCTTGCCGCCCCCCAAGCTGCGACCTCACAAAGGGCTGAGAGGGAAGAATGAAGTCATATCTGGCACATCGACGCCGGTGCTATCGCCTGCCGTGCTGCAGGAGCCAGTGCCCACAGCTGGTCGCAAGGCATCGCTTGGCGGCAAAAAGACCGAAGAGAAAGCTATAGTGCCGGATGCTATCCGACGGAGGAAGATACTTGTGCAACGAGCCCTCGAAGCTGGCATTATCATTACTTTGGCTAGGATGATCCAAACAAACAAGCTGCTGTCGCCCATCTTAGATACTTGGCGCAAAG ACTTTTATCTATTCAGCGCCTTGTACGGAGGATTGCTCTTGCTCTACCCCTTTCGAGTCATGATATGGGGCTACAAGCTTCAGAAGCCGTCTTCAAACTTGCCATTGAAGCTCCCCACAGCCTTCGATCCCGCGCCTCTTCTCTATCCTCCTTCGATTACGATATTTGTGTCGCTATTAGTTTCAGTCAACTGCCCGGCAGTCATCCTTCCGAACCTTATACTGAGCATAAGCTCGATCCCTCAGCAAGTGATACCCAAATTCGACCAGTACGCGGCATACGACTCTCTTCACTGGGTTCTGTCATGTCTCCCTCTGATTTGGCGATCCCCTCTTTCCGACGGCTCTCGGTTTGCACCGACTTACGCTTTTCTTACGCAAGAAGACCTTGTCTTGCTGTATCCTTTGCATAGAACGGCTTCTGCTGTGTTACATCATCTTACTACAACTAGCCTCCTTACCGCCGAACTTCAGCTTCTTTCGATTGCTTTGATCAACGTCTTGCTTCTAGCGTCTTCACCCCAGATTCAGATCCTGAAAGCTTTGTTGTGGGGTGGCGGTTTAAGTTTACTGGTACTATGTGGCGCCGTGATTAGATGGGGAATTGTGTTGGCAAGAGTTCCCAAATGGCGTTTTCGAAGAGAGCCATATCCCCCAAGGCGTCCATTTTGGAAGTCTTTGATCAGGGGATTGTCTTGGCAGAAATTCAAGAGCGAGATCCTGGGCTCACCCCTGGATCAACATAGCGACGATGCGCTCTTCTCAAccgatgaggacgaagacgacttACGGTTCAGCGGCCCTACTAGAGTCCAAACTATTGGTGCAACAGAGAAGCCATCTCTTGATACATCCGCCGAAAATGGGTGGAAAACAGGCGCAGTTTCCAGAAGAAATACAATTCCTCACATGGATAAGGCTTCTCGCAAAATGGCAACGCACACTCcatctggaagaagaaaacggaCGGCATCCGTTACTATTCGTGCATATTTCAAATTTACCCCCGCACAGGCAGCAATGAGAAAGTGGCTGTATGCAGGCTATGTATATGTGTGTTTGGCGGTCATCATAGTGGCATTTATCCGTCCCTATGTGGGAAAATATGCCCTCGGTGGCAGGGAGCCCCTAGGCTGGGCTCTCGGATACTTTTTTGGTGATCTGCCAGAGTTCAGATATCGTGTTGTTAGAGCTAACTTGGAACGTTGGATCTCTCTTCCACCAAGAACTGAGGCTTGGGGCGAAAAAGAATGCGGTCTTGGTTGGGTACAACATGTGCGCCACAACGACTTTGGCGAAGCCAACACACGACTCTTCATCAGCGGCTACTGGGTTGCGATTCTTATTGTCGGACTCGCAATCGTGTTTCAGTTGACAAATACATATGAGGTGGACACACGGCGGAAGGTATTCCACTTTATGATGGTCGGCATGCTTCTACCAGCGACTTTTATAGATCCCACGTTTGTTGCCTTGGCGCTATCAATCGTTTTGGCCATCTTTTTAATCCTGGATTTACTGCGAGCAAGCCAGTTACCCCCTCTCTCCAAGCCGATAGCCTCTTTCCTGGCTCCATATGTCGACGGCAGAGATTTCCGCGGACCTGTCGTGATATCTCACATCTTTCTTCTGATTGGGTGTGCCATTCCTCTCTGGTTATCGCTTGGATCCTTGCCACGGACTGGATCGGATTACCTGACCGGCTGGGAAATATCCACCAGAGAGATCAGTATGATTTCAGGGGTTGTTTGTGTTGGCTTAGGCGATGCGGCAGCCTCGCTTATTGGGCGCCGCTACGGTCGCCGCAAATGGCTCTGGGGTGGCGGCAAAAGCCTTGAAGGGAGCTTGGCATTCACAGCTGCCGTCTTCCTTGGCCTCACAGCTGCGAGCATCTGGCTTCGCATAGGGAAATGGCCCATAGCCGGTGAGGATATGAGCATGACGACCAGAGCTGGACATGCTTTGGTGTGCTCCTCCATGGCTAGTTTGACAGAGGCGGTCCTGACGGGAGGCAACGATAACGTCATTGTGCCAGTTGTTCTCTGGACATGCGTAAAAGCGCTTGAGATTTAA
- a CDS encoding uncharacterized protein (EggNog:ENOG41~TransMembrane:3 (i12-32o52-69i90-109o)), which yields MSCEFYQSNKNSPFPSFALFTCLFIPISHHITVYPSAMVYLPATRHLNGVRLLALDGGGVRGVASLIILKEIMKRVQARKGLKEECRPADYFELGAGTSTGGIIGIMLFRLRMTASEAIAEYDNISKEVFSPKIYGWNITRVMPNRFASWINNSKTLVQSSRFDDASLKKAINKVVAKYGLDEEDRRLEGDAPLLHPKSGRMIVCTTAQNRAETVLLRSYKDNTIHVKSKVNDAMKEHSEKITISLATRATSAAPTYFPEVKWPEHDPKLTFWDGGLLNNNPIDQLWYSRYELVQPSEPSPPVSCVISLGTGYVRPDSPSESWFQLAGVASSVMGFATNTNAKGKDFSRHMTALNNRPEHAKTRYVRLNPSLGASDIGLADYTKMEELKTLATKYIEDKDNQLWIDKAVLAVCDE from the exons ATGTCGTGTGAATTTTATCAAAGTAATAAAAACTCTCCGTTTCCTTCATTTGCGTTGTTTACTTGTTTATTCATTCCTATTTCGCATCACATCACAGTATATCCCAGCGCCATGGTCTATCTCCCCGCCACAAGACACCTCAACGGCGTCCGCCTCCTCGCTctggatggcggcggcgtccgAGGCGTGGCAtccctcatcatcctcaaggAAATCATGAAGAGAGTCCAAGCGCGAAAGGGCCTCAAGGAGGAATGCCGTCCTGCAGACTACTTTGAGCTCGGCGCGGGCACCAGCACTGGCGGTATCATCGGCATCATGCTCTTCCGGCTTCGCATGACGGCCTCGGAAGCCATTGCAGAGTACGACAACATTTCCAAGGAGGTGTTTAGCCCCAAGATCTACGGCTGGAACATTACGCGCGTGATGCCCAACAGGTTTGCTTCTTGgatcaacaacagcaagaCGCTGGTGCAGAGCAGCCGGTTCGATGATGCATCGTTGAAGAAGGCCATTAACAAGGTTGTGGCCAAATATGgcctggacgaggaggacaGGCGGTTAGAAGGCGATGCACCTTTACTACACCCCAAATCAGGCAGAAT GATTGTCTGCACAACGGCCCAAAACAGGGCTGAAACAGTCCTGCTGAGATCCTACAAAGACAACACAATCCATGTCAAGTCCAAAGTCAACGATGCCATGAAGGAGCACTCTGAGAAAATCACAATCAGCCTGGCCACACGAGCCACTTCCGCCGCACCCACTTACTTCCCCGAAGTGAAGTGGCCAGAGCACGACCCCAAGTTGACATTCTGGGACGGCGGTCTCCTCAACAACAACCCCATCGACCAGCTGTGGTACTCGAGATATGAACTCGTCCAGCCAAGCGAGCCATCCCCTCCAGTCTCGTGCGTCATCAGTCTGGGCACCGGCTACGTCAGGCCCGACTCGCCCTCAGAGTCATGGTTCCAGCTTGCGGGCGTGGCATCTTCCGTCATGGGCTTTGCGACAAACACAAATGCAAAGGGCAAGGACTTTTCACGGCACATGACGGCGTTGAACAATCGTCCCGAGCATGCAAAGACGCGATATGTCAGACTGAACCCGTCGCTGGGCGCTAGCGATATTGGACTGGCGGATTACacaaagatggaggagctgaagacGTTGGCGACCAAGTATATtgaggacaaggacaacCAGCTGTGGATTGACAAGGCTGTCCTCGCAGTGTGCGATGAGTAA
- a CDS encoding uncharacterized protein (BUSCO:EOG092D0UJ2), translated as MDTNEEDNTNPPSLGDKMDIEIQETATEPEPSAATPTPRRRGRPPKSRSNNSTPNAKSNVVPVFATPTKAVGFNVLTPGRAADRSARRKSARALIDRVVGDGDSDDDDQLGADITRQIYESSDAEDEDDGEDELEERTDGESAGLAHGDPATPSKTPARRKARAKRARSPTPPRDLPPHELYFLHNKPGRPKTSDNTLASLNLLSHDEYFSILHNHQDRHAENIEYLESLHAESFPQWAFELSQGFSICLFGLGSKRPLLHKFATYIHSNNKSSKPAGKIVMVNGYAHTTNLREILSVVASAIDPNQRIPTAQPAIMIQSIASLLLSAAPKLTLTIIVNSIDATPLRKPGSQAVLAQLAALPQVNLICSADTPDFTLLWDIGVRSDFNFVFHDCTTFSPFKVELDVVDDVHELLGRQSQRVNGREGVAFVLKSLTENAKNLFRLLVGEVLIAMEDEGDEDVGLEYRMVYNKAVEEFICSSEMAFRTLLKEFHDHQMLTSRKDNLGTELLSLPFRKEDLEAILEDLTA; from the exons ATGGACACAAATGAAGAAGATAACACAAACCCCCCATCATTGGGCGACAAGATGGACATTGAAATCCAAGAGACAGCGACAGAGCCCGAACCATCTgcagcaacaccaacgcCTCGACGCCGCGGCCGCCCTCCGAAATCCAGGTCCAACAACAGCACCCCGAATGCAAAATCAAACGTGGTACCGGTCTTTGCAACACCTACCAAAGCAGTGGGCTTCAATGTCCTCACCCCAGGCAGAGCCGCAGATCGATCCGCGCGGAGGAAGAGCGCAAGAGCCCTGATAGACCGAGTTGTTGGCGACGgggacagcgacgacgacgaccagcTCGGGGCCGACATCACGCGGCAGATTTACGAGTCGAGCGATgccgaggatgaagatgatggcgaggacgagCTCGAAGAGAGAACAGACGGCGAATCAGCGGGATTGGCACACGGCGACCCTGCTACGCCTTCGAAAACACCAGCTCGGCGAAAAGCAAGGGCCAAGAGAGCGAGATCTCCAACGCCGCCGCGGGATCTGCCTCCTCATGAGCTGTACTTTCTGCATAACAAGCCTGGCCGGCCCAAGACGTCGGATAACACGCTGGCGTCTCTCAACTTGCTCTCCCACGACGAGTACTTTAGCATCTTACACAATCACCAAGATCGCCATGCCGAGAACATCGAATATCTCGAGTCCTTGCACGCTGAATCTTTCCCACAATGGGCCTTTGAGCTATCACAGGGCTTCAGCATATGTCTCTTTGGCCTAGGTTCCAAGAGACCTCTGCTACACAAGTTTGCCACCTACATCCATTCCAACAACAAAAGCAGCAAACCAGCCGGCAAGATCGTCATGGTCAACGGCTACGCCCACACCACAAACCTCCGCGAAATCCTCAGCGTCGTCGCCTCCGCCATCGATCCCAACCAAAGGATCCCAACCGCCCAGCCTGCCATCATGATACAAAGCatcgcctctcttctcctatCCGCCGCCCCCAAACTCACCCTCACCATCATTGTAAACTCCATCGACGCCACGCCCCTCCGCAAGCCGGGCTCTCAGGCCGTCCTCGCCCAGCTTGCAGCCCTCCCGCAAGTCAACCTGATATGCTCTGCCGATACCCCCGACTTCACGCTGCTATGGGACATTGGCGTCCGCTCAGACTTCAACTTTGTGTTCCACGACTGCACTACTTTTTCTCCCTTCAAGGTCGAGCTGGACGTCGTGGACGACGTGCACGAGCTTCTCGGCCGACAATCACAGCGCGTCAACGGCCGCGAAGGTGTCGCCTTTGTTTTGAAGAGTCTTACGGAAAACGCAAAGAACCTGTTTCGTCTCCTTGTTGGCGAGGTTCTCATCGCAATGGAAGACGAAGGCGACGAGGATGTCGGTCTCGAGTATAGGATGGTATACAACAAGGCCGTTGAAGAGTTCATTTGCAGTTCCGAGATGGCTTTCCGGACACTGCTCAAAGA ATTTCACGACCATCAAATGTTAACAAGCCGCAAAGACAACCTTGGAACAGAGCTATTAAGCCTGCCTTTCAGGAAAGAAGACCTCGAAGCCATTTTAGAAGATTTGACTGCATAG
- a CDS encoding uncharacterized protein (EggNog:ENOG41), which yields MGGKTWSRQEERSFWRTIVPQSPKAVKPSDRVHDWKVCAEIMQQEMGVNARRKYSKLMLFEHYFQNVQTGHKSPCAREFVVEHKRALVEAQQRIHAVVQMEAAQDDH from the exons ATGGGCGGCAAAACATGGTCCAGACAAGAGGAGCGCTCCTTCTGGAGAACCATCGTGCCACAGTCACCAAAAGCTGTGAAACCGTCCGATCGAGTTCACGACTGGAAGGTCTGCGCCGAGATCATGCAACAGGAAATGGGAGTGAATGCTCGCCGCAAGTATTCGAAGCTGATGCTCT TCGAACACTATTTCCAGAATGTCCAAACTGGACACAAGTCTCCTTGCGCTCGCGAGTTCGTGGTGGAGCATAAGCGCGCTCTCG TGGAGGCTCAGCAGCGAATTCATGCCGTGGTGCAGATGGAGGCAGCGCAAGATGATCATTGA